The window TTACCAAAGCGCCGTTGAAAGGCCCGGGCTGTCATATTGGAGCGGTGCTGGCGGCGACTGACTTCGTGATGCCGGGCATCGAAGTCATTGACTCGCGCTACCGCGATTTCAAGTTCGATCTCAAAAGTGTGGTAGCGGACAACACGTCGGCCGCACGCTTTGTGGTGGGTGGGCGCGCACTGCCAGTGTCTGAGGTGGATCTGCGCACCGTCGGCATCGTGCTGGAGAAAAACGGTGAGCCGGTTGCGTTCGGGGCGGGCGCCGCGGTGCTGGGCCACCCGGCCGCGGCGATTGCGATGCTGGCCAATCATCTGGGCGCGCGTGGCGAGGAGATTCCGGCGGGCAGTTTGATTCTGTCAGGGGGGATCACGGAGGCCATTGCCGTGCGAGCGGGGGATGCCATCGCCCTGCGGGTGCAGGGGATGGGCGGCACCGGTTTGCGCTTCGTTTAAAGGAGATAGCCATGCCGATTGCGCAGCTGTACATCATCGAAGGCCGCGATGCGGAAAAGAAGGAGCGGCTGATCGCCGAGGTCACCGAGGCGATCCATCGCGCGATTGATGCGCCGGTGGAGTCCATCCGCGTGCTCATTACCGAAATGCCGAAAGAACACTTTGGAATCGCGGGTCAAAGCGCCAGGAAGCGAGGGCGTTAGGACGTTATGTGTGTGGTGTGTTGAGGGCCAGTTGGCCTTAGAAATTATGGAGACTGAAAATGGCTTTGTTAAATCGGATGGA of the Paraburkholderia aromaticivorans genome contains:
- a CDS encoding 2-hydroxymuconate tautomerase, which gives rise to MPIAQLYIIEGRDAEKKERLIAEVTEAIHRAIDAPVESIRVLITEMPKEHFGIAGQSARKRGR
- the dmpH gene encoding 2-oxo-3-hexenedioate decarboxylase, with protein sequence MKLDRTTIARLAEHLENCELHAQDTLKITDEHPEMDWDDAYAIQDEIRRRKLARGGKIVGLKAGLTSHAKMKQMGVESPVFGFMADYYAIPDGGTCKTEALIHPKVEPEIAFVTKAPLKGPGCHIGAVLAATDFVMPGIEVIDSRYRDFKFDLKSVVADNTSAARFVVGGRALPVSEVDLRTVGIVLEKNGEPVAFGAGAAVLGHPAAAIAMLANHLGARGEEIPAGSLILSGGITEAIAVRAGDAIALRVQGMGGTGLRFV